AAAGAGCAGCTGCCGGGCCTGGGTCTGCATCAGGCGCACCAGCATTTCCTGAATGGTGAAGTTGGCCAGCACATCCTTCACGCGGCCCGTATCCTGCGAAAGCAGCACCAGGCGCTCCAGGGTGCTGGTAAGCTCGGGCGTGTTCTGAAAATGGGCGTGCTCGGCGGTGTCCAGCTGCCAGGGTAGGTGCTCTTCGGCGCGGGGCGAGTGCTCGTTGAGCAGGTCTACGGTTTGCCGGATGGTATCGGTGGGAATAGCTACGGCCAGGCATTGCGTGGGCTGGGCCTCATTGGCTTCCGGGAAATCAATAACCATGGTTTCATCCTTGCCTACCACTACCGACTCCCCCGGCAGGTAATCGAAAGCCGGGCGGCCAGCCAGGTGCATCACTTTCTTGCCTCGCAACATAGTGGTAAGCACCACGTGGCCCATGCTGAGCGGTACCTGGTGGGCCGTGCGGTGGGTTTCAAACACGTTCAGCTCAAAGGCTTCCAGCGTGTACACGGTGCGGTTTTCCACCAGCGTGGTCAGCTGCTCTGGCTGGCGCAGGGAAATGGGAGCGGGCAGGTGATGGGTAGGCATGGGTGGGGAGTCCGATGGAAAGCCTGAACGCGGGAAAAGCACTGCTACTCTATATACAATAGCCGCCGGGCGCTAATTGTTCATTTCCAAGGCCCACTGCCGAAGCGTAATGGCCTATAGCAGAGTGACAAGCCCAACGGCAACTTGCGACAATAGGCGGCATTTCTGAGAGTATAATACAACTATTTCGGCAGGATAAGAAGCTAGCTTGGGATATCCGAAACCCACACAAAATCCCCATCCATGGAAACCTTAGAAAAACCCACCACCTTGGTTGCCCGTCCCCAATTTAAAACCCACTACGATAATTTTATCGGCGGCAAATGGGTAGCGCCTGTGAAAGGGCAGTATTTCGAGAATCCCTCGCCCATTGATGGTAAAGCATTTACCAAAGTAGCCCGCTCCACCAAAGAAGACATTGAGCTGGCCCTGGATGCCGCCCACGAAGCCTTTAAATCCTGGAGTAAAGCCTCGGCCACCACGCGCAGCAACGTGCTGCTGAAAATTGCCGACATCATGGAGGCCAACCTGGCCCACCTGGCGGCGGTAGAAACCGTGGAAAACGGCAAAGCCATTCGGGAAACCATGGCCGCCGACCTGCCCTTGGCCATCGACCACTTTCGCTATTTCGCGGGCGTGATTCGGGCCGAGGAAGGCTCTGCTACCGAGCTGAATGAAACTACCCTTTCCCTGGTTATTCAGGAGCCGCTGGGCGTAGTAGGCCAGATTATCCCCTGGAACTTCCCGCTGCTGATGGCCACCTGGAAAATTGCGCCGGCCCTGGCCGCCGGCTGCTGCGTGGTGGTAAAGCCCGCCGAGCAAACGCCCGCCAGCATTATGGTGCTGATGGAGCTGATTCAGGACGTGCTGCCCCCCGGCGTGATTAACGTAGTAAACGGCTTCGGGCTGGAAGCCGGCAAGCCGCTGGCCAGCAACAAGCGCGTGCAGAAAGTAGCCTTCACCGGCGAAACCACCACCGGCCGCCTGATTCTGCAGTACGCCGCCGAAAACATCATTCCCGTGACCATGGAGCTGGGCGGCAAGTCGCCGAACATCTTCACGAAGTCGGTGATGGACCACGATGATGACTTCCTGGATAAGTGCCTGGAAGGTGCCGCCATGTTTGCCCTGAACCAGGGCGAAATCTGCACCTGCCCCTCGCGCCTGCTCATCCACGAAGACATCTATGATGAGTTTATGCCCCGCCTGATTAAGCGGGTAGAGGCTATTAAGCTGGGCCACCCCCTGGATATGGAAACCATGATGGGTGCTCAGGCCAGTAACGACCAGTACGAGAAAATCCTGAGCTACCTGGAAATTGGTAAGGCCGAAGGCGCTGAGGTGCTGACAGGCGGAGACGCCCACTTCCACGACCATCCAGAGTTAACCGACGGCTACTACATTAAGCCCACCATCTTCCGGGGCCACAACAAAATGCGCATCTTCCAGGAGGAAATCTTCGGGCCGGTGCTGTCCGTTACTACCTTCAAAACCAATGAAGAAGCCATTGAGCTAGCCAACGACACGCTCTACGGCCTGGGCGCCGGCCTCTGGAGCCGCGATGCGCACGAACTGTACCAGATGCCCCGTGCCATTCAGGCCGGCCGCGTGTGGGTAAACTGCTACCACGACTACCCCGCGGGCGCGCCCTTCGGTGGCTACAAAGCTTCCGGCTTTGGCCGCGAAAACCACAAGATGATGCTGGCCCACTACCGCCAGACCAAAAACATGCTCATCAGCTACAGCCAGCAGAAACTGGGCTTCTTTTAACAAGTGAAGTGATGGAAGGTGAAGTTTTGTTTCTAGTATCCTAAATCACCTGTCATCCTGAGCTTGGCGAAGGACCTTATCACGCAAGTAAGAGTCGTTGTTTCCGTGGTTGTTCAACTGGCATAAGGTCCTTCGCCAAGCTCTGGATGACAGATTCTTTGGCAACATCAGCCCGCGAGATGCTTCGCCTGCGCTCAGTATGGCGTTGTGGTTTCTAGCCGCAGCTAAGCATCTTTTCGGTAGCTTGTTGGGTACTATGTTAACAACCAAGGTATCTGTCTATGAAATTTCTGTTGCTGCCCGCTGCTCTACTGTTCGGACTTTCTGCCCACGCGCAATTATTGCCGGTACCCGGCACCTCAAACCCGGATTGGACGATAAAAAAAGCAGTGCCACTTGCTACGTATCCGTGGCCGGTGCAGCGCATGGGTACCGACCGGATGCCTAACGCCGCGCAAAAAAGCATTGCCAGCAGTGGCAACCAGCATTACCATTGGGATGCTAAAAAGCAGCTGGTGTACACCTGGCTCAGCCGCCCGGGCAGCCAAACCATTGCTCCGGATAAGGAAGTAACCGTGCGCGACGACCGCACGGATACCCTTTATATATTCCGGCGCGCCCAGCCCAAAAGGCGCTAGCTGGCGTCACTCACCTAACTATTCCTGCGCATGCCCACGCCCCGCGTCCTCGTAACCCAAGCCGCCGAAGCCACCATTGATGTGCTGCGCGATGAGCACGGCCCTTTAATGTTCCACCAGAGCGGTGGCTGCTGCGACGGCTCCTCGCCCATGTGCTTTGCCAAAGGTGAGTTCCGCATTGGCGGCAATGACGTATGGCTGGGCCAGATTCACGGCTGCGACTTCTTCATGAGCACCAGTCAGTTTGAGTACTGGCAGCATACCCAGCTCACCGTAGACGTAACCAAAGGCCGGGGTGCCAGCTTCTCACTGGAAATACCACTGGGCGTGCGCTTCCTGATTCGGTCCCGGCTGTTCACAGAGGAAGAGTCCCGGGATATGGCGCCGGTGCTGGAAGGGGAAGAATACCTGGCTAATCAGGCGTCCTAACCTACCTGGAATGATCCGAAATACAAAAAAAACACCCCGTCAGATAACTGACGGGGTGTTTTTTTGTACTGCAAGGCAGCGGAGCCGCTGCTTACTTGGCTTTAACGGGCAGGCCTTCCAGCTGCGCATAGCTTAGCTTCCAAAGGCCTTTGGCATTCTTTTTCCAGATCAGAACAAAGTTGCCTTCGCCTTCGCCCATGGGCTGACCGGGGGCGGCGGGCAGTACATCTACCGAGAAAGTACCGGCCTCATACGCCATTTGGGTGTCCGAGCCGGAGCTTACCGGGTTAAGGCGCAGGTCGGAAATGGTGTTGATGGTTTCCCGCACCCAGCGGTTAGAAACCTCCGACTTGCCCTGGTAGTGGGCTTCGCCCTGCAGGTAATGCACATCATCCGCCATCATCGTATCCAGCTGCATGGCATTCTTGCTGTTCCAGGCACCAACAAACTGCTGGTCCAGCGTTTGAACATTCGCGGCATCCGTCTTTTCTTCTGTTTTGGTACAGGAGGAGGAAGCAAGGGCTGCCGTAGCGAGCATTAGCAACAGATAGGGCTTCATAGAGCCAAGGGGGTTTGGTGAAGAATAAAAAGAAATTCGCCGACTCCGGCACTAAGCTGGAGTCGGCGAAACTAACGGAGAATCCGGACTTACCAGCTCTTTCTACGATATTCCGAGGTAGGATATTCCGTAGAACGTTCCCCATACGAGGCATTCGGCAAATAAGCTGCGTTCATGGGCATTGGCGTGCCATTGCTGGCGTACATCATGGCCGGGATAGAAGCGGCGGCAAAGCCGGAAGCCATGCCAGGGTATTGCTGCTGCTGACCTACGGCCAGTCCATTGTTCTTTTCGGAAGCGTTCTGCTGACGACGAGCCAGGGCATTACGCTCAGCACGGGCGGCAGCGGCCTGACGCTCGGCGGCGGCAGCGCGGTTATTAGCGGCTACGCGGGCTGCCTCAGCGGCACGGGCTTTGCGCTTGTTGTCGATGCTCTTACCAATTACATAACCGGTACCAGCACCGGCGGCTGCGCCTACTGCGCCACCAACTACCCGGTTACGCTTATGAATGAGGGCACCGGCGGCCGCGCCACCCACGCCACCAATAATGGCGCCTTTAGCTTGTGGGCTCCAGGGCTTCTTAGTTTGCGCCTGAGAAAAATTGGTAAAGGCTATATTGAGCAGAAATACGAGGCTCAAAATCAGACTGACCTTTTTCATAATACTAGACTTTAGGTTTCAGAAGATTGTTACGCTTGTGATAAGCACTTTTGCAAGCACCGTGCCATAACGGGAAACCACCTGTTGGGGTTCCATCTGCAAAAGCACAAATATGGGCTGCAGCGTAATAGAAATGGCCTTTTTAGCTAGCCGCAGCCACATATAACGCCGAATAAACAGCTCGGTTTTGCCTCCCGTTTTCGGGCATATCAGAGTTGCGTAACCGTTACCAGTACATCGGTATTGCGGCCGTGGTCGTCGGCGCAGGATATTTTTACCGGGCCGGTTGGGGGCCGGAAAAACACCCGCTCATTAGCGCCGGCCGCCCGTAGAAACTGGTCGTTCACGTACCAATACACCTGGCGCACCTCGTTGTCGGTGGTGCAGCTGAGTAGAAGCTGCTGCTTTTCGTGGCTATTCAGTACATACTCAGTATTAGGGGTGGGCGAGGTAATGCTGGGTGCCCGTTCCGGACCGGCCTGTACCAGCTGGCATTGGGGGTTGTGCTCCGGCAGCCGGCGGTAAGGAATGCCTTGTGCTTCTTTGTAAGCGGCTATTTCCGGCAGCAGATTGGGGTATAGCTCCCGCCGGAAGCCGGCTGCCGGCGCGCAGGCCCGGCAATACGTAAAATGACCATCGGCAGAAAGCAGTACTTCCCGTTGGTGCTGGCACCGCTGCCCCGAGGAAACCCCTGGCAGAAAGTAATCAATCAGCTGGTTGGGGCAATTTTCCCCCGGCACCAGGCCGGTTTCGGCGCACACCAGCCGGAAATCCAGCGCGGCGGGCGGCACAAACCAATCGTTAGGCGAGTTGTAGGCTACGGCATTAAACAAATCAAAGAGCAGGGGTGTGGCTACATCGGCGCCGGTGAGGGCCGGGCTGCCCTGGCCGTTGAAATTGCCCACCCACACGCCAATGGTGTATTGCTTGTTGTAGCCAATGCTCCAGGCGTCGCGGCGGCCGTAGCTGGTGCCGGTTTTCCAGGCTACTTTGGGCAGGCGCAGGCTGCTGGCGGCTCCCAGCGGCAAATCGGGGCGGGTAAGCTGGGCCAGAATATCGGTCGTTAGAAAAGCAGATGCCTCGGAAAATAGCCTGTTGGAAGAGGTTTTGGGCGATGCCGTGAGCCTCAGATGAGAGTAGCGGCCGCCGTTAGCCAGCGTAACATATAGGTTGGTGAGCTCTTCCAGACTGGCCCCACAGCCGCCCAGAATACTGCTTAGGCCCAGGCGCGGGGCATTGCGCGTTATATTCCGGAAGCCCGCCTGCCGCAGTTTATCCGTGAAAGAGGGCACGCCCAACTCCTGCAGCACGCGCACGGCCGGAATGTTGAGGGAGTAAGCCAGGGCCCGCTCCAGCGTCACTTCGCCATTGCAATGCTTGTCGTAGTTCTCAGGGCGGTAGCCCTGAAAGTTGGTGGGCACATCGGGCAGCATGCGTTTGGGCGTTACCAGGCCACGGTCCATAGCCAGGGCATACAGAAACGGCTTCAGCGTGCTGCCCGGCGAGCGAACCGCCTGCACGCCATCATTCTGGCCCTGGTGGGCAAAGTCCCGAAAATCGGCGGAGCCCACGTAGGCCTCTACCTGCCGCGTGCGGTTATTGATGACGAGCACCGCGGCTTGGGTAATGCCCCGCTCATAGAGGCGGCGCACGTAGTTGCGCGTGAGGTCTTCGACCTTGCTTTGCTTGTTTCTACTAAGCGCCGACCTGATAATGGCCTGCTGGGGAAACTGCCGCACCAACCGCCGCGAAAAGTGCGGGGCCAGCGCCGGGGCCGCATGGCGCCGTACCTGCAAAGGCTCCAGCAGGGCATCTTCTATATCCTGTTGGGGAAATAACCCTGCCTGGGCAAAGCGCCGCAGCCAGCGGTTGCGCTCCTGCAGCACTGCCGCGTTGTTTTTACCTAAAATCAGGCCCCGGGGCCGGTTGGGAATAATGGCCAGCGTTACCGTCTGAGCCAGCGACAGGTAATCCGGGGGCTGCTGGAAGTAGAGCAGGGCTGCCGATTTTACGCCTTCTACGTTGCCGCCGTAGGGCACCAAATTCAGGTAGAGTTGCAGAATCTCTGCCTTACTATAATGCAGCTCCAGCTGCGTGGCGCGCAGCATTTCCAGCAGCTTGTTTCCGAAGGAGCGCTCCTTGGGTTCCAATAGCCGGGCCACCTGCATGGTAATGGTACTGGCTCCGGTGGTGCGGCCTGTGCCAAATATATTGCGCGCGGCGGCCTGTACCAGGGCCACGGGGTTCACGCCCAAATGCCAGTAAAACCATCGGTCTTCCTTTTCCACTATGGCCTTGCGCAGGGCGGGTGTAATTTCGCGCAGCTCGGTTTTCATCCGCCACTTTTGGGTGGGGTTGAGGTAAGCATGCAGTACCGAGCCATCGGCGGCCAGCACAATAGGGGAGTACTGCGGCGGTGGTGGAATTGGGAAAAACCAGTTCAAAAGAAAGCCGCCGCCCACTACCAGCAATAGTAGGAGCGCATACCGCCGCCACCGCCCAGGCGGAGTAGAAAGGAATGCAAAAAATGCCCGGGGCTTCACCCTCGCAAGATATAGAACAGCCAGTAAGAGCGGATACTTAATCAGGGGAGCGTTGCTCTGAACCACAGCCGGCTGCGGAGGAAATACCGCCTGGTTTTCCTCCTCAAACAAAGCCTATAAATCGAACCGGAACGCCCATTGCCGCATATAAAAAGCCCGACCCCAGGAACTGGAGTCGGGCTCTGAGAAGCGCTAAAGTAAAAGCAGGTTATTCCGCCTTCATCTTCGACTTCTTCTTCTTGTTTTTTACTTTTTTCACGTCAGCAGGCTGAGTAGTTGCCACTGCGTCAGCAGCAACGGCGGTACCCGTTTGCGTTTCTATGGTAGTTGTGGTAGCCGGAGCCGTCGTAGTAGGGGTGGTTACGGTCGTGTTTACGGTGCCCGCAGCAGCGGGAACGGCCGTGCCTACCTGAGTTTCCACGGTGGTGCCTTGCGTAGGCTGGGTAGTGGTGGTAGTGGTGGTGCTGGTTTGTGCGTTAGCAGCAGTAACACCGGTTACGAGGAGTGCGGCGAGGACAAATACCTTCTTCATGGGTAAGGGATAAGGTGAACGTTCCGAAATGACTGCTTCGCCATTTCGACCTCGCCTTGAACGGGGCATTCTGTCCATTGTTATATCGTACCCGAATTATACACTTTACTTCAGCAGCTCATGTAGCACGGTTTGCATGGAAAATACCCGGTTCCCGGCCTCCTGTATCACCAGGGAGTTAGGCGAATCCAGAATAGCATCCGATACTTCCACGTTGCGGCGCACGGGCAGGCAATGTAGAAATTTAGCGTGGTTGGTGCCGGCCATGTGCTCGGGCGTCAGCATCCACGCGGGGTCGTTGCTGATGACCTGGCCGTAGTTCTGGTAGCTGCTCCAGTTCTTAGCCTGCACGAAGTCGGCCCCTTCCAGCGCCTTTTTCTGGTCGTACTCAATGCGGGCGCCTTTCGTGAATCTGGGGTCCAGTTCGTAGCCCTCAGGGTGGGTGATGACGAAGTCCACCCAGTCTACTTCCGAGAACCAGTCGCAGAAGGAGTTGGGCACGCACTGGGGTAGGGCCCGCACGTGTGGGGCCCAAGTCAGCACCACTTTCACGCGCTCTTTCTGCTTGTGCTCGGCTACCGTAATCAGGTCGGCGAAGCTTTGCAGCGGGTGCAGCGTGGCGCTTTCCAGGCTTACCACGGGCACGGTGGCGTACTTCAGAATCTTGTTGAAGACTTCCTCGCTGTAGTCGGCCTCGCGGTCCTTGAGCGTGGGGAAGGTGCGCACGCCCAGCACGTCGCAGTACTGGCTCATTACGGCAATGGCCTCCTTAATGTGCTCCTGGGTGCCGCCGTTCATCACCGCGCCATCGGCCATTTCCAGGGTCCAGGAATCGGCCCCGGCGTTGAGCACCCAGGCCTGCGCGCCCAGGTTGTAGGCCGCCTTCACCGAGCTAAGCCGGGTGCGCAGGCTGGGGTTGAAGAAAATCAGCCCCACAGTCTTATTCCTGCCGATGTGCTGGTAGCCAAACGGATTCGCCTTTATTTCCAGAGCTTGCTGCAACAGGGCTTTATAGTCGCCCGCATCGGCGAAAGAGGTGAAGTTTTTCATTTGGTATGGTGTAGCGCAAAGTGCAATTCTTATGCTCTTACGCTTTTAATTATCTGTAAAAATGGTGTCGCTACGAAAGATATTCCAGTCATTATTTGACTGCTTTCGCGCCACACCTTCAATTAATACTGCTGCCTTTTCACCTTTCAACTTGATTGAAAACTGCAGAGAATCACGCTCTAAGTTTTGCTTTTCGAAACTATATTCTTCAGAAAATATATCTCCTGTTCTACTCAATATGCGGCCTGATACCTTGGCATTATTGACAGCATTCTGAATAACATCAGGAGTCTGGGTGATTATGTACAGATGTGTAGCTTTTGAAAAAGCAAAGGCGAAAAGACAAAACCCTAAGAAAGACAGTAGAGCTTTTCCCCGGTTTTTCTTAAAAAAGCTGATTGCCTCTTTCATAATATTGTCACTGCTATAATGTGATTTAAAGCTCAGAAAAGTCACGATGAGTATGACGTTCCTGAGCTTTAAAGTAATTACATGGCTTTATACTCCTTCCAGCTCTTGATCTTCAGATCCTTCATCTCCAGCGTGCAGAAAGCCTGAATAAAGGCCTTGGCCAGCCGCGCATTGGTCAGCAGCGGAATGCCGAAGTCCACGGCCGTGCGGCGGATGCGGTAGTCGTTGTCCAGCTCACCCTTGCTCAGGTTCTTGGGGATGTTGAGCACCAGCTCGATTTGCTTCTCCTTCAGATACGTCAGCACGTTGGGCTCCTGCCGCTCGTCGGGCCAGAAGACCAGCGTGCTGGGCACCTGGTGCTCGGCCAGGAAGCGGTGCGTGCCCGCTGTGGCGTAGAGCGCGAAGCCGTGCTGCACCAGCAGGCGGGCCGAGTCCAGCAGCGCCACCTTCGAGAGCAGCGGGCCGCTGGAGAGCAGCACCGTTTTCTGCGGAATCTTATAGCCCACCGAGAGCATGGCCTTGAGCAGCGCTTCCTCGGCCGTGTCGCCCAGGCAGCCCACCTCGCCGGTGGAGGTCATGTCCACGCGCAGCACCGGGTCGGCGCCGGGCAGGCGGGTGAAGGAGAACTGCGGGGCCTTTACCCCCACGAAGGGCAGATCGTAGACCAGCTCGCTGGCGTCGCGCGTCACTTTCTTCCCCAGCAGTACCTGGGTGGCCTTCTGGATCAGGTTGTGGCCCGAGACCTTGCTCACGAAGGGGAAGGAGCGGGAGGCGCGGATGTTGCACTCAATCACCCGGATTTCGCGGTTTTTCTCCAGAAACTGGATGTTGAAGGGCCCGCTGATTTCAAAGCGCTTGGCAATCTTCTCGGCAATGATCTTGAGCTTGCGCACCGTGCCCACGTACACGCGCTGGGGCGGGTAGTACATGGTCGCGTCGCCGGAGTGCACGCCGGCAAACTCCACGTGCTCGGAAATGGCGTAGCTCACGATTTCGCCCCGGTCGGCCACGGCGTCCAGCTCAATTTCCTTGGCCTCCTGGATGAACTCGGAGACCACCACCGGGTATTCGGCACTGACTTCCTTCGCAGCTTTGAGGAATTCTTCCAGCTCGAAGGCATTGGACACCACGTTCATGGCCGCCCCCGACAGCACGTAGCTGGGCCGGATCAGCACGGGGTAGCCCACCTCATTTACGAAGTCGAACATGGCTTCCAGCGAGGTGAGCTCCTGCCAGCGGGGCTGGGCAATGCCCAGCTCATCGAGGATAGAGGAGAACTTGTGGCGGTTTTCCGCCTGGTCAATCATGGCCGCCGAGGTGCCCAGGATGGGCGCCTTGGCCTCGGCCAGGCGGGTGGCCAGGTTGTTGGGAATCTGCCCGCCCGTGGAGAGAATCACCCCGCCCGGCTGTTCAAAGTCCAGAATGTCCAGCACCCGCTCGAAGCTCAGCTCCTCGAAGTAGAGCCGGTCCGAGACGTCGTAGTCGGTGGAGACGGTTTCGGGGTTGTAGTTGATGATAATCGTCTTGTAACCCTCGGCCGCGGCCGTCTGCACGGCCTGCACGCCGCACCAGTCAAACTCCACGGAGGAGCCGATGCGGTACACGCCCGAGCCCAGCACCATGACGGACTTATCAGTTTCCGGCGCTAAATCATGTTCCGTGCCGTGGTAGGTGGTGTAGAGGTAGTTGGTCTGGGCCGGGAACTCGGCCGCCAGCGTGTCAATCTGCTTGATGACGGGCAGCACGCCCAGGGCTTTGCGGCGGGCGCGTACCCGCAGCTCGTCGGCCTTCACGTCGCCTTCCCCCAGCAGCTGCACGGCAATCTGCTGGTCGGAAAAGCCAGCTTTTTTGACGTCGCGCAATAGCGCGGTGTCCAGCCCGTCGAGGCCGCCGTTGGTACGGCCTTCGGCAAGCTTTTGGCCTAACTGGAAAATGGTATATAAGCGCTGCAGAAACCACAAGTCGATTTTGGTCAGCTCATGGACCTGCTGGATGCTGTAGCCGGCCTCAAAGGCCAGATTGATAGCGAAGATGCGCTCCTCGTTGGGCTCGCGCAGCAGCTGGTCGATGGCGGCGTTATCCAGCTCGTCCTCGGCCCGGTTGGCCACAAAGCCGCGCTTGCCCGTGTCGAGCATGCGCAGGCCCTTCTGAATGGCTTCCTCAAAGCTTTTGCCGATGGCCATCACCTCGCCCACGCTCTTCATGGCCGAGCCGATCTGCCGGTTCACGCCCGCGAACTTGCCCAGATCCCAGCGCGGCAGCTTGACCACCACGTAGTCCAGGGCCGGCTCAAAGAAGGCCGAGGTGGTCTGCGTCACGCTGTTTTTCAGCTCGGCCAGTGAGTAGCCCAGACTCAGCTTGGCGGCCACGAAGGCCAAGGGGTAGCCCGTGGCCTTGGAGGCCAGGGCCGAGGAGCGCGAGAGGCGCGCATTCACTTCAATGACGCGGTAGTCCTCGGATTTCGGGTCCAGCGCATACTGAATGTTGCACTCGCCCACGATGCCCAGGTGGCGGATGGTCTGAATGCCGAGGCGGCGCAGCTTGTGGTACTCCCGGTTGCTCAGCGTCTGCGACGGCGCTACTACGATGCTCTCCCCGGTGTGGATGCCGATGGGGTCGAAGTTCTCCATGTTGCAGACCGTGATGCAGTTGTCGTAGGCATCGCGCACCACTTCGTACTCCACTTCCTTCCAGCCCTTCAGCGACTCCTCCACCAGAATCTGGTCCGAGGTGGTGAAGGCCTTCTGGGCCAGGGCCCGCAGCTCGTCGAAGTTGTTGGCAAAGCCGCTGCCCAGCCCGCCCAGCGCAAAGGCGGCCCGCACGATGATGGGAAAGCCGATTTTTTCGGCGGCGGCCAGCGCGTCGTCCAGCGTGGTGACGGCCACGCTGCGGGCCGAGAGCACACCAATCTGCCCGAGCTTCTCCTTGAAGATATCCCGGTCCTCCGTGTCGATGATGCTCTGCACGGGCGTGCCCAGCACCTGCACGTTATACTTGTCGAACACGCCGGCGCGGTACAGGGCCACGGCGCAGTTCAGGGCCGTCTGCCCGCCGAAGGCCACCAGAATGCCGTCGGGCTGCTCCTTTTTGATGACTTCCTCCACGAAGTAGGGCGTCACGGGCAGAAAGTACACGTCGTCGGCCAGGCCCTCGGAGGTCTGCACGGTGGCGATGTTGGGGTTGATCAGGAGGGTGCGGATGCCTTCCTCTTTCAGGGCCTTGAGCGCCTGCGAGCCGGAGTAGTCGAACTCGCCGGCCTCGCCGATTTTCAGCGCGCCGGAACCAAGGATCAGGACTTTCGTGGGTTTGTTCATGCGAAGGGTTGGGTAACAGACCACCAGGGATGGTCGTGTTAGAAAGGCAGACGGGTTAACAGTGAGTTATGCCGAGCGCAGCGAAGCATCTTTACCTCGGGAGTAAGCAGATTGGCTCAACGCAGCGGGCAAGATGCTTCGACGAGCTCCGCATGACGGGCTTATTTACTTTGGCTGAGCAGCCTTATACTCTGCTACTGCCGTCAAAAAGTCATCGA
The Hymenobacter sp. DG25B genome window above contains:
- a CDS encoding YybH family protein — protein: MKPYLLLMLATAALASSSCTKTEEKTDAANVQTLDQQFVGAWNSKNAMQLDTMMADDVHYLQGEAHYQGKSEVSNRWVRETINTISDLRLNPVSSGSDTQMAYEAGTFSVDVLPAAPGQPMGEGEGNFVLIWKKNAKGLWKLSYAQLEGLPVKAK
- a CDS encoding aldehyde dehydrogenase family protein, which codes for METLEKPTTLVARPQFKTHYDNFIGGKWVAPVKGQYFENPSPIDGKAFTKVARSTKEDIELALDAAHEAFKSWSKASATTRSNVLLKIADIMEANLAHLAAVETVENGKAIRETMAADLPLAIDHFRYFAGVIRAEEGSATELNETTLSLVIQEPLGVVGQIIPWNFPLLMATWKIAPALAAGCCVVVKPAEQTPASIMVLMELIQDVLPPGVINVVNGFGLEAGKPLASNKRVQKVAFTGETTTGRLILQYAAENIIPVTMELGGKSPNIFTKSVMDHDDDFLDKCLEGAAMFALNQGEICTCPSRLLIHEDIYDEFMPRLIKRVEAIKLGHPLDMETMMGAQASNDQYEKILSYLEIGKAEGAEVLTGGDAHFHDHPELTDGYYIKPTIFRGHNKMRIFQEEIFGPVLSVTTFKTNEEAIELANDTLYGLGAGLWSRDAHELYQMPRAIQAGRVWVNCYHDYPAGAPFGGYKASGFGRENHKMMLAHYRQTKNMLISYSQQKLGFF
- a CDS encoding AraC family transcriptional regulator, with the protein product MPTHHLPAPISLRQPEQLTTLVENRTVYTLEAFELNVFETHRTAHQVPLSMGHVVLTTMLRGKKVMHLAGRPAFDYLPGESVVVGKDETMVIDFPEANEAQPTQCLAVAIPTDTIRQTVDLLNEHSPRAEEHLPWQLDTAEHAHFQNTPELTSTLERLVLLSQDTGRVKDVLANFTIQEMLVRLMQTQARQLLFHNYKEHVTSHRFAHVVQYIKQHLTEQITIEKLSELACMSKATFFRVFKRELGLTPVEYVIQERLAEAKRLLRNPLTTVTDVCFRTGFNNTAYFQKLFKQYEGVTPGLYKKQYAAG
- a CDS encoding N-acetylornithine carbamoyltransferase, giving the protein MKNFTSFADAGDYKALLQQALEIKANPFGYQHIGRNKTVGLIFFNPSLRTRLSSVKAAYNLGAQAWVLNAGADSWTLEMADGAVMNGGTQEHIKEAIAVMSQYCDVLGVRTFPTLKDREADYSEEVFNKILKYATVPVVSLESATLHPLQSFADLITVAEHKQKERVKVVLTWAPHVRALPQCVPNSFCDWFSEVDWVDFVITHPEGYELDPRFTKGARIEYDQKKALEGADFVQAKNWSSYQNYGQVISNDPAWMLTPEHMAGTNHAKFLHCLPVRRNVEVSDAILDSPNSLVIQEAGNRVFSMQTVLHELLK
- a CDS encoding DUF779 domain-containing protein, encoding MPTPRVLVTQAAEATIDVLRDEHGPLMFHQSGGCCDGSSPMCFAKGEFRIGGNDVWLGQIHGCDFFMSTSQFEYWQHTQLTVDVTKGRGASFSLEIPLGVRFLIRSRLFTEEESRDMAPVLEGEEYLANQAS
- a CDS encoding YMGG-like glycine zipper-containing protein; the protein is MKKVSLILSLVFLLNIAFTNFSQAQTKKPWSPQAKGAIIGGVGGAAAGALIHKRNRVVGGAVGAAAGAGTGYVIGKSIDNKRKARAAEAARVAANNRAAAAERQAAAARAERNALARRQQNASEKNNGLAVGQQQQYPGMASGFAAASIPAMMYASNGTPMPMNAAYLPNASYGERSTEYPTSEYRRKSW
- the pbpC gene encoding penicillin-binding protein 1C, with translation MNWFFPIPPPPQYSPIVLAADGSVLHAYLNPTQKWRMKTELREITPALRKAIVEKEDRWFYWHLGVNPVALVQAAARNIFGTGRTTGASTITMQVARLLEPKERSFGNKLLEMLRATQLELHYSKAEILQLYLNLVPYGGNVEGVKSAALLYFQQPPDYLSLAQTVTLAIIPNRPRGLILGKNNAAVLQERNRWLRRFAQAGLFPQQDIEDALLEPLQVRRHAAPALAPHFSRRLVRQFPQQAIIRSALSRNKQSKVEDLTRNYVRRLYERGITQAAVLVINNRTRQVEAYVGSADFRDFAHQGQNDGVQAVRSPGSTLKPFLYALAMDRGLVTPKRMLPDVPTNFQGYRPENYDKHCNGEVTLERALAYSLNIPAVRVLQELGVPSFTDKLRQAGFRNITRNAPRLGLSSILGGCGASLEELTNLYVTLANGGRYSHLRLTASPKTSSNRLFSEASAFLTTDILAQLTRPDLPLGAASSLRLPKVAWKTGTSYGRRDAWSIGYNKQYTIGVWVGNFNGQGSPALTGADVATPLLFDLFNAVAYNSPNDWFVPPAALDFRLVCAETGLVPGENCPNQLIDYFLPGVSSGQRCQHQREVLLSADGHFTYCRACAPAAGFRRELYPNLLPEIAAYKEAQGIPYRRLPEHNPQCQLVQAGPERAPSITSPTPNTEYVLNSHEKQQLLLSCTTDNEVRQVYWYVNDQFLRAAGANERVFFRPPTGPVKISCADDHGRNTDVLVTVTQL